From a single Pseudomonas sp. A34-9 genomic region:
- a CDS encoding DciA family protein — protein MAFRPLTAKAPAVLLREAKPLKAILGHAQRLGHLQRLLESQLQPAAREHCHVASWREGSLLLIVTDGHWATRLRYQQKRLQRQLQMFDEFASLTRILFKVQPPTVQRGATGHTMDLSTDAAATIQATADGITDPGLRAALERLAAHAKDKS, from the coding sequence ATGGCATTTCGCCCTCTTACGGCCAAAGCACCCGCCGTTCTCTTGCGCGAAGCCAAGCCGCTCAAAGCCATCCTCGGCCATGCCCAGCGCCTGGGCCATTTACAACGCCTGCTCGAAAGCCAATTGCAGCCCGCCGCCCGCGAACATTGCCATGTAGCGTCGTGGCGTGAGGGCAGTTTGTTGCTGATCGTCACCGACGGCCACTGGGCCACGCGTCTGCGTTACCAGCAAAAACGCTTGCAGCGGCAATTGCAGATGTTTGATGAGTTCGCCAGTCTGACGCGGATTCTGTTCAAGGTGCAGCCGCCGACGGTGCAGCGCGGCGCGACCGGGCATACGATGGATTTGTCGACGGATGCAGCGGCGACCATTCAGGCCACGGCGGACGGAATCACTGATCCTGGGTTGCGCGCGGCGCTTGAGCGCCTGGCCGCGCACGCGAAAGACAAATCCTGA
- a CDS encoding helicase HerA-like domain-containing protein translates to MPDSSQLVIGADLAGQQIAQAMRLANRHGLVAGATGTGKTVTLQRLAEAFSDAGVAVFAADIKGDLCGLGAAGNPQGKVAERIAGMPWLNYTPQAYPVTLWDIHGESGHPLRTTLSEMGPLLIGSLLELTDSQQSALYAAFKVADREGLLLLDLKDLKALLNHLKDNPQLLGEDAALMTTGSSQALLRRLAILEQQGAEALFGEPALQLEDILQPTADGRGRIHLLDASRLVHEAPKVYATFLLWLLAELFEQLPERGDADKPLLALFFDEAHLLFGDTPKALQERLEQVVRLIRSKGVGVYFVTQSPADLPDDVLAQLGLRIQHGLRAFTAKEQKSLRAVADGFRPNPAFDSLSVLTELGIGEALVGTLTEKGTPEMVQRVLVAPPQSRIGPLTETERTVLIAGSPFKGRYDKPIDRESAYEILMGRKGLAPEAEAPAGKPAAEEPSLADRAGEFLGTAAGQALKSAMRQAANNLGKQLVRGLMGSLLGGSKRR, encoded by the coding sequence ATGCCTGACTCCTCGCAACTCGTAATCGGCGCCGACCTCGCAGGCCAGCAGATTGCTCAGGCCATGCGTCTGGCAAACCGCCACGGACTGGTCGCCGGCGCCACCGGTACCGGGAAAACCGTCACCTTGCAGCGTTTGGCCGAGGCGTTCAGCGACGCCGGGGTCGCGGTGTTTGCCGCTGACATCAAGGGCGATCTGTGTGGCCTCGGTGCTGCCGGTAACCCGCAAGGCAAGGTCGCCGAGCGTATTGCCGGGATGCCGTGGCTCAACTACACGCCGCAGGCGTATCCGGTGACGTTGTGGGACATTCACGGCGAGTCCGGCCATCCGTTGCGCACCACGCTGAGCGAAATGGGCCCGCTGCTGATCGGCAGCCTGCTGGAACTGACCGACAGTCAGCAGTCCGCGCTCTATGCAGCCTTCAAGGTCGCCGATCGCGAAGGCCTGTTGCTGCTGGATCTGAAAGATCTGAAAGCGCTGCTCAATCACCTCAAGGACAATCCGCAACTGCTGGGCGAAGATGCGGCGTTGATGACCACCGGTTCCAGTCAGGCGCTGTTGCGCCGCCTGGCGATCCTTGAGCAGCAGGGCGCCGAAGCCTTGTTTGGCGAACCGGCATTGCAACTCGAAGACATTCTGCAACCGACTGCCGATGGCCGCGGGCGCATTCACTTGCTCGATGCCAGTCGTCTGGTGCACGAGGCGCCGAAGGTTTATGCGACGTTCCTGTTGTGGCTGCTGGCCGAGCTGTTCGAGCAGTTGCCGGAGCGCGGCGATGCCGACAAACCACTGCTGGCGTTGTTTTTTGATGAGGCGCATTTGTTGTTCGGCGATACGCCCAAGGCCTTGCAGGAGCGCCTCGAGCAAGTGGTGCGCCTGATCCGTTCCAAAGGCGTTGGCGTGTATTTCGTCACGCAGTCGCCGGCGGACTTGCCCGATGATGTGCTCGCGCAACTTGGCCTGCGCATCCAGCATGGCTTGCGTGCATTCACCGCTAAAGAACAGAAATCCCTGCGTGCGGTGGCGGACGGCTTCCGGCCGAATCCGGCGTTCGATAGCCTGTCGGTGTTGACTGAACTGGGGATTGGCGAGGCGCTGGTCGGCACGCTGACCGAGAAAGGCACGCCGGAAATGGTTCAGCGCGTGCTGGTCGCGCCGCCGCAATCGCGGATCGGGCCGTTGACCGAAACCGAGCGCACGGTGTTGATTGCCGGTTCGCCGTTCAAGGGGCGCTATGACAAACCGATCGATCGGGAGTCGGCGTATGAAATTCTGATGGGACGCAAAGGGCTGGCGCCGGAGGCCGAAGCACCGGCAGGGAAGCCTGCGGCTGAGGAGCCAAGCCTGGCCGACAGGGCAGGAGAGTTTCTCGGTACGGCGGCGGGGCAGGCGCTGAAATCGGCCATGCGCCAGGCTGCCAACAACCTGGGCAAACAATTGGTGCGTGGCCTGATGGGCTCCTTGCTCGGCGGCAGCAAGCGCCGCTAA
- a CDS encoding methyl-accepting chemotaxis protein, with product MNKNLRFSHKILLAAALIVIAAFASFTAYNDWLQRNAIRDDLNNYLNEMGEVTAGNIQTWLSGRILLVENAAQNIAINPEPANVASLLEQKTLTSTFMATYLGDATGHFTIRPDTKMPDGFDPRVRPWYKGAESSSTSTLTEPYIDAATGQLIISIATASKKAGQSVGVVGGDLSLQSLVDTLAARDFDGMGYVFLVSADGKILVHPDKALVMKSLKEAYPQDTPRISSDFSEVTVDGKTRIVTFAPIKGLPSVNWYIGLSVDKDQAFAMLSQFRTSAVIATVIAVAIIIALLGMLIRILIQPLHVMTRAMEDIADGEGDLTKRLTIVNNDEFGILGTAFNRFVERIHGSIREVSSATGQVNEVALRVVAASNSSMYNSDQQASRTSSVAAAINQLGAAAQEIARNAAQASNQASDARGLAEDGQQVVDRSIKAMNQLSSMLSASSSNIESLNSKTVNIGQILEVITSISQQTNLLALNAAIEAARAGEAGRGFAVVADEVRNLAHRTQESAQQVQTMIEELQVGARESVSTMSDSQRHSQDSVEIANLAGERLNSVTQRIGEIDGMNQSVATATEEQTAVVESINVDITEINTLNQEGVENLQATLRACSDLEQQASRLKQLVGSFRI from the coding sequence ATGAACAAAAATCTGCGCTTCAGCCATAAAATTTTGCTTGCCGCCGCCCTCATCGTCATCGCTGCCTTCGCCTCCTTTACGGCGTACAACGACTGGTTGCAGCGCAATGCGATCCGCGATGACCTGAACAACTATCTCAACGAGATGGGCGAGGTCACTGCCGGCAATATCCAGACCTGGCTCAGTGGCCGCATTCTGCTGGTCGAGAATGCCGCCCAGAACATCGCCATCAACCCCGAGCCCGCCAACGTCGCCAGTCTGCTGGAACAGAAAACCCTGACTTCGACGTTCATGGCCACCTATCTGGGCGATGCCACCGGGCACTTCACGATCCGCCCGGACACGAAGATGCCGGACGGTTTCGATCCGCGCGTGCGTCCTTGGTATAAAGGTGCCGAGAGCAGCAGCACCTCGACCCTGACCGAGCCGTACATCGACGCCGCCACCGGCCAGTTGATCATTTCCATCGCCACCGCCTCGAAAAAAGCCGGTCAGAGCGTGGGTGTGGTCGGCGGTGACCTGAGCCTGCAATCGCTGGTCGACACCCTCGCCGCCCGGGATTTCGACGGCATGGGTTATGTGTTCCTGGTCAGCGCCGACGGCAAGATCCTCGTGCACCCGGACAAGGCCTTGGTGATGAAATCACTGAAAGAAGCCTATCCGCAGGACACCCCACGCATCAGCAGCGACTTCAGCGAAGTCACCGTCGATGGCAAGACCCGCATCGTCACCTTCGCGCCGATCAAAGGTCTGCCATCGGTGAACTGGTACATCGGTCTGTCGGTGGATAAAGACCAGGCTTTCGCCATGCTTAGCCAGTTCCGCACTTCTGCGGTGATTGCCACGGTGATCGCGGTGGCGATCATCATCGCGTTGCTCGGCATGCTGATCCGCATTCTGATCCAGCCGTTGCACGTCATGACCCGCGCCATGGAAGACATCGCCGACGGTGAAGGCGACCTGACCAAACGCCTGACCATCGTCAATAACGATGAATTCGGCATCTTGGGGACCGCATTCAACCGATTCGTCGAGCGCATTCACGGTTCGATCCGCGAAGTGTCGTCGGCGACCGGCCAGGTGAACGAGGTCGCCCTGCGTGTAGTCGCTGCGTCGAACTCATCGATGTACAACTCCGACCAGCAAGCCTCGCGCACCAGCAGTGTCGCCGCAGCGATTAACCAGCTCGGCGCCGCCGCGCAGGAAATCGCCCGCAACGCCGCCCAGGCCTCGAATCAGGCCAGCGACGCTCGCGGTCTGGCTGAAGACGGCCAGCAAGTGGTGGATCGCAGCATCAAGGCGATGAATCAACTGTCGAGCATGCTCAGCGCGTCGAGCAGCAACATCGAGTCGCTGAACAGCAAGACCGTGAACATCGGCCAGATTCTCGAAGTGATCACCAGCATTTCCCAGCAAACCAACCTGCTGGCACTCAACGCGGCCATTGAAGCGGCGCGTGCCGGTGAGGCCGGCCGTGGTTTTGCCGTGGTGGCCGATGAAGTGCGTAATCTGGCGCATCGCACCCAGGAGTCGGCGCAACAGGTGCAGACCATGATCGAGGAACTGCAGGTCGGCGCTCGTGAATCGGTAAGCACCATGAGCGACAGCCAGCGCCACAGCCAGGACAGCGTGGAGATTGCCAACCTCGCCGGGGAGCGCCTGAACAGCGTGACGCAGCGTATTGGCGAGATCGACGGGATGAACCAGTCGGTGGCCACTGCGACCGAGGAGCAGACTGCTGTTGTTGAGTCGATCAACGTCGATATCACCGAGATCAACACGCTGAACCAGGAAGGCGTGGAGAACTTGCAGGCGACGTTGCGAGCGTGTTCGGATCTGGAGCAACAGGCTTCGCGTCTGAAACAACTGGTTGGCAGTTTCCGCATTTAA
- a CDS encoding glycosyltransferase family 1 protein, with the protein MFYAPASGGVRTYLDAKHRRLSVKPGIRHSLLIPGAHFGEHDGIYTVPAPALPFGKGYRFPLRLAPWRNVLQGLQPDLIEVGDPYLTAWAALDARRQLDVPVIGFYHSDLPLLVGNRMGHWVTPNIEAYVTKLYGNFDRVLAPSQVMADKLTGLGVRNVFVQPLGVDLHTFHPAARNPQLRAELGIAEDTRLLIFAGRGSKEKNLPVLLKCMQRLGPRYHLLLVGSSMPAVVPDNVSVINEFCPAPRVAQLMASADALLHAGDQETFGLVILEAMACGIPVVAVAAGAFEEIVNESCGLLCAPNNPQAMANAVRELFSRGCMKLGAQARQHVETHYAWDTVVDSLLGHYHAVLGHTLPRVANG; encoded by the coding sequence ATGTTCTACGCCCCGGCCAGCGGCGGCGTGCGCACTTATCTGGACGCCAAACACCGCCGGTTGAGCGTCAAACCCGGCATTCGCCACAGCCTGTTGATTCCCGGTGCCCACTTCGGCGAACACGACGGCATTTACACGGTTCCCGCCCCCGCCCTGCCCTTCGGCAAAGGTTATCGCTTCCCTCTACGACTCGCACCTTGGCGAAATGTCCTGCAAGGTTTGCAGCCCGATCTGATCGAAGTCGGCGATCCTTACCTGACCGCCTGGGCGGCACTGGATGCCCGGCGGCAGCTGGATGTGCCGGTGATCGGCTTTTATCACTCGGACTTGCCGCTGCTGGTCGGCAATCGCATGGGCCATTGGGTCACGCCGAATATCGAGGCGTATGTCACCAAGCTGTACGGCAACTTCGACCGGGTGCTCGCACCCAGTCAGGTCATGGCCGACAAACTCACTGGCCTCGGTGTGCGCAATGTCTTCGTGCAACCGCTGGGCGTCGATCTGCACACCTTTCACCCCGCTGCCCGCAACCCGCAACTGCGTGCCGAACTGGGCATCGCCGAAGATACCCGGCTGCTGATTTTTGCCGGGCGCGGCTCGAAAGAGAAAAACCTGCCAGTGCTGCTCAAATGCATGCAACGCCTGGGGCCGCGCTATCACTTGTTGTTGGTCGGTTCGTCGATGCCGGCCGTGGTGCCGGACAACGTCAGCGTGATCAATGAGTTCTGCCCGGCGCCACGCGTTGCGCAGTTGATGGCCAGTGCGGATGCATTGCTGCATGCCGGTGATCAGGAAACCTTTGGTCTGGTGATCCTCGAAGCCATGGCCTGCGGCATTCCCGTAGTGGCAGTGGCCGCCGGGGCTTTCGAAGAGATCGTCAATGAGTCCTGCGGCCTGCTCTGCGCACCGAATAACCCGCAGGCGATGGCCAATGCCGTGCGTGAATTGTTCAGTCGCGGCTGTATGAAACTCGGCGCACAGGCGCGCCAGCATGTCGAAACACACTATGCGTGGGACACGGTGGTCGACAGCCTGTTGGGCCACTATCACGCCGTTCTCGGGCATACACTGCCACGGGTGGCCAATGGTTGA
- a CDS encoding DUF2334 domain-containing protein has translation MVESMNNPAVLLVLHDVAPSTWADYQPFVEAVATLGNVPMTWLVVPDFHRHNALDAHPAFCRMLGERVARGDELALHGYFHDDQEPGPTTPRDWFMRRVYTHEGEFYRLSRESALARLRAGIEVFQRHDWPLHGFVAPAWLMSDGTRQALRELPLSYTSDPQHLYRLPDFTAIDAPGLVWSARSGWRRGLSKLVSDQRQQRWRQAPVIRLGLHPVDMRHRFSRDYWLHTLEQLLAEGRVPMTKIDWLAQQRRQLERAA, from the coding sequence ATGGTTGAATCGATGAATAACCCCGCCGTCTTGTTGGTGCTGCACGACGTGGCACCGTCGACGTGGGCGGATTACCAGCCGTTTGTCGAGGCCGTCGCCACATTGGGCAACGTGCCGATGACGTGGCTGGTCGTGCCGGACTTCCACCGGCACAACGCCCTCGACGCTCACCCGGCGTTTTGTCGGATGCTCGGTGAGCGTGTCGCCCGTGGCGATGAGTTGGCGTTGCATGGTTACTTCCACGATGACCAAGAACCCGGCCCGACAACCCCGCGCGACTGGTTCATGCGCCGGGTCTACACCCATGAAGGCGAGTTCTATCGTTTGTCCCGCGAGTCCGCCCTCGCCCGCCTGCGCGCCGGCATCGAAGTGTTCCAACGCCACGACTGGCCACTGCACGGTTTCGTTGCCCCGGCATGGTTGATGAGCGACGGCACCCGCCAAGCCCTGCGCGAATTGCCCCTGAGTTACACCAGTGATCCGCAGCATCTTTATCGTTTGCCGGATTTCACCGCGATTGATGCCCCGGGTCTGGTCTGGAGCGCCCGCAGCGGCTGGCGCCGAGGCCTGTCGAAGCTTGTCAGCGATCAACGCCAACAGCGCTGGCGGCAGGCGCCGGTGATTCGGCTAGGCTTGCACCCTGTGGACATGCGCCACCGCTTTTCCCGCGATTACTGGCTGCACACTCTTGAACAACTGCTGGCGGAAGGACGCGTACCGATGACTAAAATCGACTGGCTGGCGCAACAGCGCAGGCAATTGGAGCGCGCCGCATGA
- a CDS encoding lysylphosphatidylglycerol synthase transmembrane domain-containing protein has protein sequence MSRGILLLIGLLAAVLIPVVLGGSETWARLQSFPLHWLLVMFGMILLCWGINTLRLRLLLGDQCDRVTPMNSLGVVMAAEFAYCATPGGSGGPLTIMALLARSGVRPARGSAVFAMDQLSDLLFFLCALSGILIYALFQHLSDRLEWLLMVSAVSLFGGLFSCVLLARYHRALIRLSGRLLARMNVEASTRRRWARKLLHFLAAFTDTLKLPWQTLSKVFALTCVHWLLRYSVLYLALRGLGADLQWAWSFLVQMLSLGAGQFSLLPGGAGAAELTSAALLAPMVGKSTAAAAILIWRVVTFYFYLVVGGPVFLLMLGRPLLRKIMKVRQA, from the coding sequence ATGAGTCGCGGCATTCTGTTGCTGATCGGCCTGCTCGCGGCGGTGCTGATTCCGGTTGTGCTCGGCGGCAGCGAAACCTGGGCGCGCCTGCAAAGCTTTCCGCTGCACTGGCTGTTGGTGATGTTCGGCATGATCCTGCTGTGCTGGGGCATCAATACCCTGCGTTTACGCTTGTTGCTCGGCGATCAGTGCGATCGCGTCACGCCGATGAACAGTCTTGGCGTGGTCATGGCCGCCGAATTCGCCTATTGCGCGACACCCGGTGGCAGCGGCGGGCCATTGACCATCATGGCCTTGCTGGCGCGCAGCGGCGTACGCCCGGCGCGCGGCAGTGCGGTGTTTGCCATGGATCAGCTCAGCGATTTGCTGTTCTTTCTCTGTGCCCTCAGCGGCATCCTGATTTATGCGTTGTTTCAACACCTCAGCGATCGGCTGGAGTGGCTGCTGATGGTCAGCGCCGTTTCGTTGTTCGGTGGCTTGTTCAGTTGTGTATTGCTCGCGCGTTATCACCGCGCATTGATTCGCCTGAGCGGGCGCCTGTTAGCCCGGATGAACGTCGAGGCCAGCACCCGACGCCGCTGGGCGCGCAAGTTGCTGCACTTTCTCGCCGCGTTCACCGATACGCTGAAGTTGCCCTGGCAGACGCTGAGCAAAGTCTTCGCCCTGACATGTGTGCATTGGCTGCTGCGTTACAGCGTGTTGTATCTGGCTTTGCGCGGCCTCGGCGCAGACTTGCAATGGGCCTGGAGCTTTCTGGTGCAGATGCTGTCGCTGGGCGCCGGGCAATTCAGCCTGCTGCCGGGCGGTGCGGGGGCGGCAGAGCTGACTTCGGCGGCGCTGTTGGCGCCGATGGTGGGTAAATCCACCGCAGCGGCGGCAATTCTGATTTGGCGGGTGGTGACGTTTTACTTCTATCTGGTGGTCGGTGGCCCGGTGTTTCTGTTGATGCTGGGTCGGCCTTTGCTAAGGAAAATCATGAAAGTGCGTCAAGCTTAA
- the purU gene encoding formyltetrahydrofolate deformylase, protein MRTFRLVISCPDRVGIVAKVSNFLAAHNGWITEASHHSDNQVGWFFMRHEIRADSLPFGIEVLREKFAPIAEEFSMDWRITDTEQKKRVVLMASRESHCLADLLHRWHSDELDCEISCVISNHDDLRSMVEWHGIPYYHVPVNPQDKQPAFDEVSRLVKQHDAEVVVLARYMQILPPDMCREYAHKVINIHHSFLPSFVGAKPYHQASLRGVKLIGATCHYVTEELDAGPIIEQDVVRVSHSDSIEDMVRFGRDVEKMVLARGLRYHLEDRVLVHGNKTVVF, encoded by the coding sequence ATGCGCACTTTTCGGCTGGTGATTTCTTGCCCGGACCGCGTTGGCATTGTTGCCAAAGTCAGTAATTTTCTGGCAGCCCATAACGGCTGGATCACCGAAGCGAGCCACCACTCGGACAATCAAGTGGGCTGGTTCTTTATGCGTCACGAAATTCGTGCCGATTCGCTGCCTTTCGGTATTGAAGTGCTGCGCGAGAAGTTTGCGCCGATCGCCGAAGAGTTCTCGATGGACTGGCGCATCACCGACACCGAGCAGAAAAAACGCGTTGTGCTGATGGCCAGCCGCGAGTCTCACTGCCTCGCCGACTTGCTGCACCGCTGGCACAGCGATGAACTGGACTGCGAGATCTCCTGCGTGATTTCCAATCACGACGACCTGCGCAGCATGGTCGAGTGGCACGGCATTCCTTATTACCACGTCCCGGTCAACCCGCAGGACAAGCAACCGGCCTTCGACGAAGTATCGCGCCTGGTCAAACAGCACGACGCCGAAGTGGTGGTGCTGGCGCGTTACATGCAAATCCTGCCGCCGGACATGTGCCGCGAATACGCGCACAAGGTCATCAACATTCACCACAGCTTCCTGCCGTCGTTCGTCGGCGCCAAGCCGTACCACCAGGCTTCCCTGCGTGGCGTGAAGCTGATCGGCGCGACCTGCCACTACGTGACCGAAGAGCTGGACGCCGGCCCGATCATCGAGCAGGACGTGGTCCGCGTCAGCCACAGTGACAGCATCGAAGACATGGTGCGTTTCGGCCGTGACGTCGAGAAGATGGTGTTGGCGCGCGGTCTGCGTTATCACCTTGAAGATCGCGTGCTGGTGCACGGTAACAAGACTGTGGTGTTCTGA
- the mvaT gene encoding histone-like nucleoid-structuring protein MvaT, translated as MSLINEYRATEEAIKELQARLKNLSQDDKLQAELEFEGKLRTLMGEYSKSLRDIIALLDPEAKTKAVRGGAVKTTGTKRARKVKQYKNPHNGEVIETKGGNHKTLKEWKAKWGGDVVEGWATLLG; from the coding sequence ATGTCCTTGATCAACGAATATCGCGCCACCGAAGAAGCTATCAAAGAGCTACAAGCCCGTTTGAAGAACCTGTCGCAAGACGACAAACTGCAAGCCGAGCTGGAATTCGAAGGCAAACTGCGCACCCTGATGGGCGAATACTCCAAATCCCTGCGTGACATCATCGCGCTGCTGGACCCAGAAGCAAAAACCAAAGCAGTACGCGGCGGCGCAGTAAAAACTACCGGCACCAAGCGTGCTCGCAAAGTTAAACAATACAAAAACCCGCACAACGGTGAAGTCATCGAAACCAAAGGTGGCAATCACAAAACGCTGAAAGAGTGGAAAGCCAAGTGGGGCGGTGACGTGGTTGAAGGCTGGGCTACCCTGCTGGGCTAA
- the sbcB gene encoding exodeoxyribonuclease I produces the protein MTSIFWYDYETTGINPRNDRPLQVAGIRTDHDLNEIDEPVNLYCQPSEDILPHPAACAITGITPSQLAEKGLSEADFMTRVHAQLAAPGTCGAGYNTLRFDDEMTRYSLYRNFFDPYAREWQGGNSRWDLIDVVRAAYALRPDGLVWPTDDEGRVTLKLERLTVANNIDHGHAHEALSDVRATIALARLIREKQPKLYDWLFQLRSKQKVMDQIRLLQPLVHISGRFSAARSYVGVVLPLAWHPKNRNALIVCDLHLDPQGLLDLDAQTLRQRLYTRRDDLLEGELPVPLKLIHINRCPVVAPLSVLRVQDQQRLGLDMALYQQRALRLTDAQQVWKDKVAEIYVSEDFTPSEDPEQQLYDGFIGDRDRRLCEQVRSADPAQLAQEQWPFDDERLPELLFRYRARNFPQTLNFEEQERWRIFCQQRLSAPEWGAPNTLKSFTEAAEQWAVNATPMQSEVLNEWQNYVQALRKRLNL, from the coding sequence GTGACTTCAATCTTCTGGTACGACTACGAAACCACTGGCATCAATCCGCGTAACGATCGGCCGTTGCAGGTGGCCGGGATTCGCACCGACCACGACCTCAACGAGATCGACGAGCCGGTCAATCTCTACTGCCAGCCCAGCGAAGACATTCTGCCGCATCCGGCGGCCTGCGCGATCACCGGCATCACCCCGAGTCAGCTCGCCGAAAAGGGTTTGAGCGAAGCTGACTTCATGACGCGGGTGCATGCCCAGCTGGCGGCCCCCGGGACCTGTGGCGCCGGCTACAACACACTGCGTTTCGACGACGAGATGACCCGCTACAGCCTGTATCGCAATTTCTTCGACCCTTACGCCCGGGAGTGGCAGGGTGGCAACAGTCGCTGGGATCTGATCGATGTGGTACGCGCCGCCTATGCGTTGCGTCCTGACGGCCTGGTCTGGCCGACCGACGACGAAGGCCGGGTGACCCTAAAGCTCGAACGCCTGACGGTCGCGAACAATATTGATCACGGGCATGCCCATGAAGCGTTGTCAGACGTACGCGCGACCATCGCACTGGCGCGGTTGATCCGCGAAAAACAGCCAAAACTGTATGACTGGCTGTTCCAGTTGCGCAGCAAGCAAAAGGTCATGGATCAGATTCGCCTGTTGCAGCCGCTGGTGCATATTTCCGGGCGTTTCTCGGCAGCGCGCAGTTATGTCGGCGTGGTGCTGCCGCTGGCCTGGCACCCGAAAAACCGGAATGCCCTGATCGTCTGCGACCTGCACCTTGACCCGCAGGGGTTGCTCGATCTGGACGCGCAAACGCTACGCCAGCGTTTGTACACGCGCCGCGATGATTTGCTGGAAGGCGAGTTGCCGGTGCCGCTCAAGCTGATTCACATCAACCGTTGCCCGGTGGTGGCGCCGCTTTCGGTTCTGCGCGTGCAGGATCAGCAACGGCTGGGGTTGGACATGGCCCTCTATCAACAGCGAGCACTGCGGCTAACTGACGCACAACAAGTTTGGAAAGATAAAGTTGCCGAGATTTATGTCAGTGAAGATTTCACGCCGAGCGAGGATCCGGAACAACAGTTGTACGACGGATTTATCGGCGACCGCGACCGGCGTCTATGTGAGCAAGTGAGGAGCGCCGACCCCGCACAACTAGCGCAAGAGCAATGGCCTTTCGATGACGAACGTTTGCCCGAATTACTCTTTCGATATCGCGCACGCAACTTTCCCCAGACGTTGAATTTCGAAGAGCAAGAGCGCTGGAGAATATTTTGTCAGCAGCGTTTGTCCGCACCTGAATGGGGCGCGCCGAATACCTTGAAGTCTTTTACAGAAGCGGCAGAGCAGTGGGCGGTTAATGCCACGCCGATGCAGAGTGAGGTGCTCAATGAATGGCAGAATTATGTCCAGGCATTGCGCAAACGTTTGAATCTTTGA
- a CDS encoding RDD family protein — protein sequence MLEPTAPPRKAPLAPPLDTRHQVETPEGIDLPLRPAGLMVRAVAFAVDLVIRGVIMGVLFIALAFLGKLGMGLGSLLLFAISWWYMVLFEVLRQGRSPGKQWMGLRVVHDDGTPIGWSASLLRNLLRFVDLLPFGYFLGTLSCLQHPTFKRLGDMAAGTLVIYSERPLSRPQLPDAEPRRSPVQLTLSEQRAVLGFAERQGELSPARVNELAALLAQPLHISAPKAVAELNGIARGLLGPT from the coding sequence ATGCTCGAGCCCACAGCACCGCCAAGGAAAGCACCGCTGGCCCCGCCGCTGGATACGCGGCATCAGGTCGAAACGCCGGAAGGCATCGACCTGCCGTTGCGTCCCGCCGGGTTGATGGTCAGGGCCGTAGCGTTTGCGGTCGATCTGGTTATTCGCGGCGTGATCATGGGTGTGCTGTTCATCGCCCTGGCGTTTCTCGGCAAGCTCGGCATGGGTCTTGGTTCGCTGCTGCTGTTTGCGATCAGTTGGTGGTACATGGTGCTGTTCGAAGTGCTGCGTCAGGGCCGCTCGCCGGGTAAACAGTGGATGGGCCTGCGCGTGGTGCACGACGACGGCACACCGATCGGCTGGTCGGCCTCGCTGCTGCGCAACCTGCTGCGCTTTGTCGATCTGCTGCCCTTCGGCTACTTTCTCGGCACCCTCAGTTGCCTGCAACACCCGACCTTCAAACGCCTCGGTGACATGGCTGCCGGTACGCTGGTGATCTACAGCGAACGCCCGCTCAGCCGTCCACAATTGCCGGACGCCGAACCGCGGCGCTCACCCGTGCAACTCACCCTCAGCGAACAACGCGCCGTGCTTGGCTTCGCCGAGCGCCAGGGAGAGTTATCGCCAGCGCGGGTCAATGAACTGGCGGCCCTGCTCGCCCAGCCCCTGCATATTTCTGCGCCCAAGGCTGTCGCTGAACTCAACGGCATCGCTCGCGGCTTGTTGGGCCCGACATGA